The following nucleotide sequence is from Deltaproteobacteria bacterium.
TCAAAATTGTTGGCAAATACTGTATCTACCGTTCCCATTCCCTTGTGCCAGCGAGTCAATATGCCATGATGGTAAAGAATGGGATTGGCTATCACCGTGATAATCAGCCCGGCCAGGCCGCCCACGACAGCCCAGAATGGCAGCACCATGCCAATAAAAATCAAACCCAGATCGAGCTGCAAACCAGTAGCAACCGCAGGCAGAACGCCCTCGGTATTTCGAGTGAACTCAATCCAGGGAATAGGTATGAGTCGGATCGGCTCTGTGAGAAACAGAGCAGACACTGCCGGCAGCAACACATATATCGACCCGAACACCATGCCGATAACACCGCCGATGCTGAAGACTCGCCACTTCCAGCTCTTCTGTTTGTCCTCGGTGGACTCTGCCAAGGCCATGGTCCCCAGCGCGCCGACTGGAGCCATGGGAAAGGGAAGTTTCTCCACGTCTGAGGTAATGCGATAGAGTGCATAGCCAAGACCAAAATGATCGATCCGCTGAATGATCTGGGAGCCGATCAACAGCAGGATTGGAATCAGCCAGTCGCGGTGGAAGAAAGTCCTTTCTACCAGGGACTCCGAACCAGGGCTGGGCGCCACCCAGTGTGGAATAAATTCGGTAACTCCCAGCATCTTGGCAGCATCTGACTGTACCAGATATTGATTCCAGAGCAGGCCTTGAAAGGGTGATGCCAGAGCAGCGCCAGCCATGTAGTAGAGCAGGAAAATTTCCTGCTGCTTCAACTCCGTGTACGAGCGCTTGGCAATTTCGGCAAAGAGAATTATTGTGACCCATCTGGCTGCCGGGCCAATGCCAGTGCCTATAACCAGTTGCAGGTACATGCTGCCGGGCATCATAAGAAACCCTATGAACACCGCCCCCACAACTGTTTTCCAGTCGAAGCCCTCCTCGAAGTGATCCGGAGGCTTCAACAGATCACGATATTCCTGAAGTTCCTTGTCTTCATACATGGCGCTGCTGTCGTCTTTCTATTACGTCCTCTACTCTCTGCTGCAGTCTCAGTCCCTCAGGTAGGCAGCACGTGATAACTGCTGCTAGTGAACAGCCCCACTATTCCCCAGAGTCCACCCATGAGAAAATCGCCAAGGATGAGGCCAACGAAAAAGAGGCGCACCTTTTTGAACAGGGCCACACCACCATATCTGAGGCTCAAGTGATTGCAAAGCCAGCCTACCAGAAAGCTGAACCAGATAATTTTCATGGCTGAACTGTAGGTGGTGAGATAGCCTAGCGGATGAATCGGCCACCAGTAGAAGCGCTGATAGCCCGTGACGAGCACAAGCATCACCAGAGCGCCAATCACGGAAAAGATGAACACCCACTTGCGAGGTCCCTCTGGAGCCTCCAGCAGCCGCTGCACATTTTCATATACTGACAGGGTCGTTCTAGTAGCCCACTCCAGGTGTAGCTCCCGAATCCCGTACTTGTAGCAAAGCGTCAGCATGGCCACGAAAGAGACCACCACTCCAGCAACGATCACAACCAGGATGCCTGCGAATATGAGTTTTCTATTCCTGCTGCCCTCTCCCACCTTGGCTCCATGCACCAGAGAGGGCATCAACGACTCCCGCATGTCTACGAAGAGAACCTTTTGCATTACGGCAGCCATGAGCAGTCCCACGTTCGTAAAGAAACGAGAGCCCCAGAAAGCCAACATGCCGTCAGTGGGAGCTGCGCTCAGAGTAAAATAGGCAATACCTCCCTGACAGATAATCCTGCTGGCAACCAGGAGGATCATCAGGAAAACTCCCACCAGGATGAGAGTAACTTCGAGCGGCATGCCATACCGCACGCACCAGGCTATCAAAGCGATAGCCCCAAGAACAAAGCCCCAGAAGGACAAGCGCATGGAGAACCACTCTACCCCAGAAGCTCGACGCGGGGCAGTGCTGAAGCTCTGCTTCAAGATATCCAGCAGGTGGTAGCGGGCCAGCCACAGCATAAAGAGAAAGAAGATCAGGTAAGCGCCGATCATCTGGGTCTCTTCAGGTCTCGACAGAGTGGGGCCAAAGGTGATGCCAAGAGCTGCCGCCGGGATGTTGTACCCCAGAACACTCAGCAGTCCGAAAAGCAAGCCGCCAAGGAGAAAGAAGAACCAGAAACTGAAGGAAATCTGCCGAGGCGTCAAGAAAGCAAACCCAATAAAAGCGGGATATATAAAGATCTTCAGCTTGTGAAAGCCGGAAAAGATGCCGTACTTTGGAAAATATGGGCCTGCCAGAATCAGGGTGGGGATCTGGGGTATTGTGGGGATATAGAAATGCAGGCCATTGATCAAGTGAAGAAACACCGTGGCCAGAAGTCCGATGAGCAGAAACTTGTTTGCCAGAAATCCAAAAAATCTGTGGCCGCTGTATGCTTCCTCCATCAGCTGCGGCACTCGTAGCAAGGGAAAATTCATTCTTTCGTTTTCGATCCACTGGTGACTGAACAGGTTCACCATGCACATCATTACCCAGTAGCAAAGCAGAACGAAGCCCGTCCACACCAGCAGCGGCGGCAGCCAACACTTCCATGGGATCTGCGCCAGTACCTGCAGCCATCCCAGCTGATGGCCACCTTCCAGACCTCGGTAGAGAGTCTCTATCGCCCGGGGATCCTTGGGATACCAGCCTGGCGGCAACAAGGGTTGCAGGACTTGCTGCCAGCGGTTCCCCACAGTGGCAAAGTGAATTGGAGCAGTAAGATTGATGAAAAATGTCCGCACAAGACCAGTGTAGGCAATCCCGGAGACCAGCACCATAAGTATCCAGATCACCAGCAGCTCTCGCCCTGTGAGCCAGTAGGATGACCTGATACGCCCCAGAGCAGCAACACCTACAGAAATCCAGAAATAGAGAAAAAAAGGCGCCAGGGGGAAGTGGCCGCCTCCCAGGGGTGTGGCTCCCCTGTAGACATTGTTGAACGGTGTAATCGCAGCAATCAAAGTGGCCAGAATTACACCAATCAGCACCGCACGGAGTCTCACCGGCCCCTGCATAGGTCAAAATCTCCTGCTAAAAGAGACTGTCAGTCTGTACTCAGGATCAAGGAAAAATAATGGTTGGCTATGCCTGGAAGAAACCAGCCCATGCCTCTGTGGGCAGTCATCCTTGCATCCCCTTCGCCTCAGTAGTCACGTGTACCAACAGAATTTTCTCGTATTGAGGTTTTTCCTCAGCCCCCAGTGAACGCCAAATGAGAAGTTGCTTGCGCAGATCGTCAAGAAAGCCCTTGTTCAAACGTTTCCAGGTAGTAGCCTCTCCAGCCTCTCGCACGAGTTTGACCTTGATCACCAGATACCGGGGATCCTCTGCGGCTGGATGAAAGCTGATGTCAGCATTCTGCTTGACACCGAAATCGAAAGGCGCCAGCCAAACTCTCGCATTTACCCGGATATATCCCCGGGAGTCTTCAGTGGCCAGCTCTCCTCGGGTAGTAAGGTTTTTCTCAGCGTCGCCAGAGCGGCCTTCCAGCTGGCTCAGGGAAACTTTCAATTCATCAGTGGAAAACAGACCGTGGGAGACGTCTTCGTGAGCAATGTAGTACTCGCAAAGGTAGCCGCCGATGCCGAACTGCTCCTCTTTGCGCACCAGGAATGGCAGAGTGAGGTCCAGTTCCTGACCTTTGGGCTCGGGCAGAGTCCAGGCGCGGTTCACATCAGGTATGGCAATGTCAGCCGCCATCCTGGAGGGGTAGATAACAGAAATGAGCACCACCAGCACTACCAGCACTGTGGCGGCCACTCCCGCAAGGGAAGAATAGTTAACCGTTATGCCATGCCACAGCGAGGTGCCCACCAGCAGGCTGGCCAGGGTTTGAGCCAGCAGATAGCCGAGCACCGCGCTGAGCACTGCAAAAGCCAGGGATTCGGCCACAAAAAGAAAGGAGACATGATTCGGCGCCAGACCCACAGAAGTGTATACGGCAATCTCTCTCTTCCTCTCATACACGCTGCTAATCATGGTGTTGAGAACGATGAGCACCGAAATCAAAATGGGAATTATAATGTTGGGCACCCCGCTGTAGCTGAACGAGTCAGAGGCATGGTACATGAACCTTCCTTTAGCCTCGCCGCTGAAAAGGGTCAGACCGAAGCGATCAACGAGAGCACGTGCTGTGGATTCAACCGTGCGGTCTGATCCCAGCTTGATAGCCACCGCCTTGAGAATGCCGCCAATGCTCTGCAGAGTCTCGTACGGCAAAATGATGGTGAGATCTGCTGGTATATGATGATACCTCCCCTGGAATGCCTTGATATCTTCACCTGATTCGATGGCATCCATCTCTACTTCGGTGATCTGCACGGCAGCTTCACTCGGAAAGGTCACTGGAGTGACCACCTCGCCATCTAAATCCCGATGCCGTTCCAGATCCTTTCCTCGAAAGCATCCTACCACTCGAAATGAGGTGCCCCAGAGATCAATGCTATCGCTGCCGTCCGAACCCAGTCGGATGCCCAGCTCTTGAGCCAACAGTTCCGGCAGCACCACCACCTGCAACTCTCCCGGACGAAACCAGCGGCCCCGGCTCAGATTCCTGCCGATGCCGCTGACAACAGGTTCCCGGGGACTGAGGCCCAGCACTCCCCTGGCCACAGCTCGCCGATCACCCCGCCGGAGAGAGGCTAGAAAAGGGCTCGATCTGTCGTCACTTTCCATCCAGCCGCGCGGCACCACATCGGCATGAGCACCAAACTCGTTGGCCATCACCTCGAAGGCTTCAGAAGGCAAAGTCTCCCAATTGAGCTCTTTCAAAAGAATGCCCCTGTAAGGCGCCCTGTCTGCCAGGCGCAGCCTTCCCCGGAGTCGAATGCTTTTCACACTGGTAAAACTCATGATGGTAAAGGTAAGGATAATCAGGGTAACACAGGTGAGCCCCGTGCGCAGCTTTCGGCGACGCAGATTGCTCACCCCCAGAACAAAGGCTGCCATGAAGGCTTTACCCTTGGTTACCTCGGAGCGTTTCAACTGATGTGCCTGTTTCTGCAGCTGGGCCATCTCCTGTTCAAAGCGATTGAAAATAATGAGGGAAACCATTATTGACAAGCCGACAATGAGAAAGGCAAGGATCACCACAAATGGACTGTAGGTGAGCTGAAATGCCGGGTGCACCAGATAAATCACCCCGATCACAACCGCGAGGATGCTCATAAAGGCGATGATGCGCTTGTGTATGTTGCTATATGAAAACAGCAGTCGTTCAGCACAGTAGGCAAACGGCACGAACAACGCCACATAAAAGAGCACCCCGAACAGCACATCTCTCTGGGTGTCTTCCACACTGTTATAGACCCGCAGCGCCAGCGCCCAGGAAGCCTTGGCCTCGGCCAGAAAACGGTCGTATCGCTTCTGGGCGCGCGCTTTAGCGGCCTTCTCCAGTGCTGCAGTACCCTCGCGCTGCAGAAAGCGAATCTTCTCATTAAAAATTCCGTGATTCTCCAGATTGGCTATCCTAGGTAGAAGAAGGGTCCACATATCCTTGGCCACTCTATACGGAGTAGCTGGTATGGTTGGCCACTGGTCGATATTGTAGCCTCTCCCTTCAGGCTGATCCGGATCGCCATTAAGCAGGAGAAGTTTTCTCTTGAGCACTGTGTCTGAGAGGGTCAGCTTCATGGAGATTCCCCTCTCGAGAAATATGCTTTCAATAGTTGAGGAACGGGTGTCGATCCTGCTCCAAAAATATCGTCGGGGGGCAGCATCTAAACCGGCGTCGAGAAGTTTAATCTTGGTAAGGTATCGAAAGGTTCTTGGCTCCAGGAGATCGAAAAGAGTTGTCATTCGGCAGGCAAACATTACCAGGTCTGTTTCCATGTTTCTGCGACGCATCTTGACGCGATAGGCAGACTTGCCGGTTTGCCTCTTGTCAATGGCCCATATTATGTGGCCGGTGTCAGGCTCGAAGCGATAAGCTTCGAGTATTGCCTTGCCCACCACGTGCTTGCGATCCGCAAGGCCCCGAATCCTGAAGATGCCAGCTGTATCGACCATATTGTAAAAACGGGCGTTTCCCTGGTAGGTGAGGATGACGGTTCCAGGTGCTGGCTGGTCGGGGAAGAGCTCACCCTGGCGAATGAAGTTGGCCCGACCTGTAAGGGTAGCAAAACCGTTGCGCGGCTGCGTTTCTGTTACCAGTCCTGGTTCGCGACTTAAAGCGCCAATCAAGGCAGAGACCAGTCTGCTTTGTCTGCGCACATATTCAAGATTGACCGTGGGGAGCAGGTCATATGGTGTACCCCAGCGCGACCTGCTGTCATTCAAAGTCACCAGGGTCAAGCCAACCATGCCGGCCATGGTGCTGATTTCTCCCCCCAGGGCGGGTCTGTCGCCAAAATAGCTCTGCCACGGACGAGCAATATTCGGCCGCAAGGTGTCCTTGTAGAGACCTCGGACACCGATTTTTTCTTCCACCTGCGGGGCTATCCTCCACAAGACTCCGCTGATCAGGCTGAAACTGCGGACCATGTTTACTTCGGGTCGAAGCTGGTAAAACCAGCCTTTATAGAAACCGCCAACGCCATCACCATGGCTGGACAGGTGCAGGGAAATGCATGCAGGTATTTCCTTGCCCCTGACGAATTTTCTCAAACGGTGAGCACTTCGGACGCACTGCAGCTGTTCACGGCTGTCTGTCAGAACCCTCTGATGATAGGCCACAGCTCTGGGCACGATATTGAGCAGAAGCTGCCGTTCCTCATCGGATAGACTGTCGTAGACAGTCTGCCACTCGAGCCGCTTCAGGTTGAGGCGCCGTCTGGCCAACTCCTCGATTACTGCTTCGTTGTAGCTGCTTCCCTTCTGCAGCCGGAGCTTCATCAGCTGCTGACTGGCGATATTGATCTCTGTCTTGATCTGCTCTGCAAGGGCCTCCTTGAGGAGCGCCGCCTCCTCCTTCTTGCTCGAGTGCAATGAATCTACCCTCTGCAACAGGGCTATATACTTGTTGGCTGTCTGCATCCTTTTCTTGAGGGCCCTTTGCATCTTTCGCAGTTCTCTGTTCTTGGCACGTATGGCCCAGATGAATTGCCTCATGCCGGCCAGACTCTGAGCGTGCCCGCTAGTGGCCACCAACAACACAGTACGTCCCGGCGGTTCTTCCTTGAAAAATCTCGCCATGTCAAGCAGAGAGGCGATTCCCACAGCCTCGTCAGCACCTGGACCGATGCCGGCCACCAGGGAAGTGCTGTCGTAGAATGCTTCTACCACCAGAAGTTCATCACGGAGTTCAGGATCATTGCCGGGAATCAAGGCATAGATATTTTCAGCGGCTACACGCTGCCAGCCCCCCCGACAGCTCAAGCGTATCAGAGGAGAAACCATCCTTTTCCTGGTCTTTGCAAAGGCGCCAAACAGTTCGCTGGCCTTGTCAGCAGGCACCCAGAAGCGGGGAAATTCTATCGGCGTCAACTCGAATTTGTCATAATAAAGGCCGTTGAGCCCCAGGCCCCGGTCAAGATAGACGACTGCCGCAGCTCCCAGCATGGCAGCATTGATCCAGTTCTTGCCTGAGTCGAGCTCCATGAGCACAATGCTGCCCTTTACTTCAAAACCATTGAAGTCCTCGAGCTCGCCAGTACCCACATAAATAAGCGGCCCCTGCAATCCTGAGATTGGGGTGGTTTGCGGGCTGACAGCATTCAGTTCCACTGGATGGATGATCAGGCTCTGTTCGGTCCCTGGCAAGCTAAGCCTTGCCTGCTGGTACAGGGTCACCGGCAGGAGAAAGCGCTGCCGCTGCACCTTTTCGATGCCCAGCCTCTTAAAGGCCTCGCTGATCAAATCCGCGGCCTGGCGACACCCTTCAGTGCCGGTGCTCCTGTCCTTGAGAGCGGCAAACTGGCGCACGATATCGCCAATACCTGCTGCCTGCACTGCTCCTTTAGAAACAATACAAAGGATCATTGCCAACAGCAGAATGGCTTTTGTGCCAGACACACTGAGCCTGGCTATAGTTGCTCTCATCTTGTGACATTTTCTAGCTGTTGCGCTCATGACTGCAGGGCAATGCTGGCTGAAGAATAAATAGTGTTCCTTTCTGGGTGTTCAGGAAGGTCTCAGGTGCGAGCGGCAATTTCTCCCACAGAAATCGACAGCTGCTCTCTGTCTTCTACCTTGTCAACAAGACCATCCCGTATCCAGACAACGCGATCTGAGACGCTCAACATCTTGAAGTCGTGGGTGGCAGAAATTATTGTCACTCCACGCTCTTCACTCAGCCTCCTTAGAAGTTCGATTATTTCTTCACCAGTGGTGAGATCAAGGTTACCGGTGGGTTCATCTGCCAGAATTATTGCTGGATCATTGGCCATGGCGCGGGCCACCGCAACTCTCTGTTGTTGACCGCCTGACAGTTCCGAAGGTTTATGCTGGAAACGCTCGCCCAGACCAACCACCTCCAGAAGTTCAAGGCCCTTCTCCACAGCAGCGTCATTGTGCATGCCCGCAAAGACCATGGGCAGAGTCACATTCTCCAACGCTGTCATTACCTGAATTAAATTGAAGGTCTGAAAAATATAGCCTATTTTGCGGCAGCGCAGCCAGGCGAGTTCATAGGCATCCAGCTGCGCTATATCCACCTCGTCAATAAAGACCTTACCCGAGGTTGGCTTGTCGAGGCCGCCAATCATATTGAACAAGGTGCTTTTACCCGAGCCGGAGGGGCCCATAATGGAAACGTACTC
It contains:
- a CDS encoding peptide transporter, which codes for MYEDKELQEYRDLLKPPDHFEEGFDWKTVVGAVFIGFLMMPGSMYLQLVIGTGIGPAARWVTIILFAEIAKRSYTELKQQEIFLLYYMAGAALASPFQGLLWNQYLVQSDAAKMLGVTEFIPHWVAPSPGSESLVERTFFHRDWLIPILLLIGSQIIQRIDHFGLGYALYRITSDVEKLPFPMAPVGALGTMALAESTEDKQKSWKWRVFSIGGVIGMVFGSIYVLLPAVSALFLTEPIRLIPIPWIEFTRNTEGVLPAVATGLQLDLGLIFIGMVLPFWAVVGGLAGLIITVIANPILYHHGILTRWHKGMGTVDTVFANNFDFYMSFGIGLGLAIGAIGIWHVLRSFGDSAKSRRASFSELFRPPPGRGDFNFWIAIGIYVASTLAYTSMCVWLVPNFPWFFFLAYGFIYTPIISYITARMEGIAGQFVSLPLVREASFIAGAKFFGYQGIEIWYAPIPIHNYGEATVQFRKIELTGTSIRGIIKAEIVVFPVVMIA
- a CDS encoding M28 family peptidase — encoded protein: MRATIARLSVSGTKAILLLAMILCIVSKGAVQAAGIGDIVRQFAALKDRSTGTEGCRQAADLISEAFKRLGIEKVQRQRFLLPVTLYQQARLSLPGTEQSLIIHPVELNAVSPQTTPISGLQGPLIYVGTGELEDFNGFEVKGSIVLMELDSGKNWINAAMLGAAAVVYLDRGLGLNGLYYDKFELTPIEFPRFWVPADKASELFGAFAKTRKRMVSPLIRLSCRGGWQRVAAENIYALIPGNDPELRDELLVVEAFYDSTSLVAGIGPGADEAVGIASLLDMARFFKEEPPGRTVLLVATSGHAQSLAGMRQFIWAIRAKNRELRKMQRALKKRMQTANKYIALLQRVDSLHSSKKEEAALLKEALAEQIKTEINIASQQLMKLRLQKGSSYNEAVIEELARRRLNLKRLEWQTVYDSLSDEERQLLLNIVPRAVAYHQRVLTDSREQLQCVRSAHRLRKFVRGKEIPACISLHLSSHGDGVGGFYKGWFYQLRPEVNMVRSFSLISGVLWRIAPQVEEKIGVRGLYKDTLRPNIARPWQSYFGDRPALGGEISTMAGMVGLTLVTLNDSRSRWGTPYDLLPTVNLEYVRRQSRLVSALIGALSREPGLVTETQPRNGFATLTGRANFIRQGELFPDQPAPGTVILTYQGNARFYNMVDTAGIFRIRGLADRKHVVGKAILEAYRFEPDTGHIIWAIDKRQTGKSAYRVKMRRRNMETDLVMFACRMTTLFDLLEPRTFRYLTKIKLLDAGLDAAPRRYFWSRIDTRSSTIESIFLERGISMKLTLSDTVLKRKLLLLNGDPDQPEGRGYNIDQWPTIPATPYRVAKDMWTLLLPRIANLENHGIFNEKIRFLQREGTAALEKAAKARAQKRYDRFLAEAKASWALALRVYNSVEDTQRDVLFGVLFYVALFVPFAYCAERLLFSYSNIHKRIIAFMSILAVVIGVIYLVHPAFQLTYSPFVVILAFLIVGLSIMVSLIIFNRFEQEMAQLQKQAHQLKRSEVTKGKAFMAAFVLGVSNLRRRKLRTGLTCVTLIILTFTIMSFTSVKSIRLRGRLRLADRAPYRGILLKELNWETLPSEAFEVMANEFGAHADVVPRGWMESDDRSSPFLASLRRGDRRAVARGVLGLSPREPVVSGIGRNLSRGRWFRPGELQVVVLPELLAQELGIRLGSDGSDSIDLWGTSFRVVGCFRGKDLERHRDLDGEVVTPVTFPSEAAVQITEVEMDAIESGEDIKAFQGRYHHIPADLTIILPYETLQSIGGILKAVAIKLGSDRTVESTARALVDRFGLTLFSGEAKGRFMYHASDSFSYSGVPNIIIPILISVLIVLNTMISSVYERKREIAVYTSVGLAPNHVSFLFVAESLAFAVLSAVLGYLLAQTLASLLVGTSLWHGITVNYSSLAGVAATVLVVLVVLISVIYPSRMAADIAIPDVNRAWTLPEPKGQELDLTLPFLVRKEEQFGIGGYLCEYYIAHEDVSHGLFSTDELKVSLSQLEGRSGDAEKNLTTRGELATEDSRGYIRVNARVWLAPFDFGVKQNADISFHPAAEDPRYLVIKVKLVREAGEATTWKRLNKGFLDDLRKQLLIWRSLGAEEKPQYEKILLVHVTTEAKGMQG
- a CDS encoding ABC transporter ATP-binding protein gives rise to the protein MKEEHHIVRVLKVIKTFQLGKHKVEALKGINLEIRAGEYVSIMGPSGSGKSTLFNMIGGLDKPTSGKVFIDEVDIAQLDAYELAWLRCRKIGYIFQTFNLIQVMTALENVTLPMVFAGMHNDAAVEKGLELLEVVGLGERFQHKPSELSGGQQQRVAVARAMANDPAIILADEPTGNLDLTTGEEIIELLRRLSEERGVTIISATHDFKMLSVSDRVVWIRDGLVDKVEDREQLSISVGEIAART